The proteins below are encoded in one region of Aequorivita iocasae:
- a CDS encoding DUF3347 domain-containing protein — translation MKNVILIFFAFMSFTVISCKDNTKENEPEVVTVDNTEATAKAYELPEAEVEFNDPKMEAIFDQYLQVEAALINTDAGKTATESSKLEALLKDVNADEATQTAVAAMATSEDISVQRQNFETLSSSIEKMLQGSLKSGTLYKQYCPMAFNNKGAYWISSSKDILNPYFGDKMLKCGRVDSEVK, via the coding sequence ATGAAAAATGTAATCCTGATTTTCTTCGCTTTTATGTCGTTTACAGTTATTTCCTGTAAAGACAACACAAAGGAAAACGAGCCAGAAGTTGTAACGGTTGACAATACTGAAGCCACAGCCAAAGCCTACGAACTTCCAGAAGCCGAAGTAGAATTCAACGACCCCAAGATGGAGGCTATTTTTGATCAATATTTACAGGTTGAAGCAGCATTAATTAATACCGATGCCGGTAAAACAGCCACCGAATCATCAAAACTTGAGGCGCTTCTTAAAGATGTAAATGCAGATGAGGCTACTCAAACGGCAGTTGCAGCAATGGCAACTTCCGAAGATATCAGTGTTCAGCGCCAAAACTTCGAAACCTTGAGCAGCAGCATTGAAAAGATGCTACAGGGAAGCTTAAAATCCGGAACACTTTACAAGCAATATTGCCCGATGGCTTTCAACAATAAAGGAGCCTATTGGATAAGCAGCAGCAAAGATATTTTAAATCCATATTTTGGCGATAAAATGCTGAAATGCGGAAGAGTAGATTCCGAGGTAAAATAA
- the mreC gene encoding rod shape-determining protein MreC, translating to MQQIIFFFIRNKNFLLFAVLFTISVGLTIQTHNYHNDKYISSANFITGGIFTFRNNIADYLNLGKENEQLLQENLMLRKKLDQFKEVVNVEKLDSTVLPNKFNYFTARVINNNYSKTKNQLTLDKGRSDSLKIDLGVISSKGIVGIVSDVSENYATVQSILNTESRINAKHKNSGHFGSLKWDTKKPNVIQLVDIPRIAPLAKGDTIVTSGRSTIFPEGILIGTIKDFQLDKDNNYYYVNIELFNDMTSLEHVYLIENSEAKEILELEKGVKDVEQ from the coding sequence ATGCAGCAGATTATATTTTTCTTCATTCGGAATAAAAATTTCCTGTTGTTTGCCGTGCTTTTTACAATTTCCGTAGGGCTCACTATCCAAACGCACAATTATCACAACGACAAATATATAAGCTCTGCCAATTTTATAACGGGAGGAATATTTACTTTCAGAAATAATATTGCTGATTACCTGAATCTCGGCAAGGAAAATGAACAATTACTGCAGGAAAATTTAATGCTTCGGAAGAAATTGGATCAATTTAAGGAAGTAGTAAATGTTGAAAAACTGGACAGCACCGTGCTTCCCAATAAATTCAACTATTTTACTGCGCGGGTAATCAACAATAACTATTCAAAAACCAAAAATCAGCTTACCCTTGATAAAGGCCGAAGCGATAGCTTAAAAATTGATTTGGGCGTAATTTCTTCAAAAGGAATTGTTGGTATTGTGAGCGATGTTTCGGAAAATTACGCAACCGTGCAATCTATTTTGAACACCGAAAGTAGAATAAATGCAAAGCATAAAAATTCGGGACATTTCGGCTCCCTAAAATGGGACACAAAAAAACCAAACGTAATTCAATTAGTAGACATCCCGAGAATTGCACCGCTTGCAAAAGGTGACACTATTGTAACCAGTGGGCGCTCTACCATTTTTCCAGAGGGCATTTTAATAGGCACTATAAAAGATTTTCAACTTGATAAAGATAACAATTATTATTATGTGAACATTGAACTTTTCAATGATATGACAAGCCTTGAACACGTATATTTAATAGAAAACAGCGAAGCAAAAGAAATTTTGGAACTGGAAAAAGGAGTGAAAGATGTCGAACAGTGA
- a CDS encoding rod shape-determining protein MreD, translating into MSNSDILINIVRFVLLVFLQVLLLNNVNLAGYINPYLYILFILLYPLDGNKGLLIFLSFLLGLSIDIFEDSGGVHAAACAFIAYIRPVVLKYSFGVSYEYNSVKIKKADPMERLTYIASLVFMHHFVMFSLEIFSFKHILLLLKSTFFSALFTIIVVMCTMILFNRKSS; encoded by the coding sequence ATGTCGAACAGTGATATCCTTATAAATATTGTCCGTTTTGTACTGTTGGTTTTCCTTCAGGTACTACTGCTCAACAATGTGAATCTTGCAGGCTACATCAATCCATATCTTTATATCTTATTCATACTTCTTTACCCTTTAGACGGGAATAAAGGACTTTTAATTTTTCTCAGTTTTCTTTTGGGGCTTTCCATAGATATTTTTGAGGATTCCGGTGGTGTGCATGCCGCTGCATGCGCATTTATAGCGTACATACGCCCCGTGGTTTTAAAATACTCTTTTGGTGTAAGTTATGAATACAATAGCGTCAAAATCAAGAAAGCCGACCCTATGGAAAGGCTCACTTATATCGCTTCATTAGTCTTTATGCATCATTTTGTAATGTTTTCTTTGGAAATTTTCAGCTTTAAGCATATACTGTTACTGTTGAAATCTACGTTTTTTTCAGCCTTGTTCACCATTATTGTTGTAATGTGCACAATGATACTTTTCAATAGAAAGTCCTCATGA
- a CDS encoding GAF domain-containing protein encodes MPFTHLKPKVTTILANDNESAEQRLKEVCELLQSSIGYYDWVGFYFANEAEKTLHLKAFAGEPTDHTVIPFGKGICGQVAVSNKNFVVPDVKAQDNYIACSITVKSEIVIPLFKDGKNIGQIDIDSHVEDPFSPEDERFLEWVNEEVAKIL; translated from the coding sequence ATGCCTTTTACACACTTAAAACCAAAAGTAACTACAATTCTTGCAAACGATAACGAAAGTGCCGAACAACGTTTAAAAGAAGTTTGCGAACTGCTTCAATCTTCCATAGGGTATTACGATTGGGTTGGTTTCTATTTTGCAAATGAAGCAGAAAAAACGCTACACCTAAAAGCTTTTGCGGGCGAACCAACGGACCATACGGTTATACCCTTCGGAAAAGGAATTTGCGGACAAGTGGCAGTGAGCAATAAAAACTTTGTGGTGCCTGATGTAAAAGCTCAGGACAATTACATTGCGTGCAGCATCACTGTAAAATCCGAGATTGTAATTCCGCTTTTTAAGGATGGAAAAAACATTGGGCAGATCGATATCGATTCGCACGTAGAAGACCCTTTTTCACCAGAAGACGAGCGCTTTTTGGAATGGGTCAATGAAGAAGTTGCGAAAATTCTTTAA
- a CDS encoding rod shape-determining protein, producing MGFFDFLTEEIAIDLGTANTLIIHNDKVVVDAPSIVARDRTTGKIIAVGREAAMMQGKTHENIKTIRPLKDGVIADFDASEKMINMFISDIPALKKKWLKPSLRMVVCIPSGITEVEMRAVKESAERVNGKEVYLIHEPMAAAIGIGVDIMQPKGNMVVDIGGGTTEIAVIALGGIVCDKSIKIAGDVFTNDIVYYMRTQHNLYVGERTAEKIKIQIGAATEDLELPPDEMDVQGRDLLTGKPKQVQTSYREIAKALDKSILRIEDAVMETLSQTPPELAADIYNTGIYLAGGGSMLRGLDKRLSQKTDLPVYIAEDPLRAVVRGTGICLKNLNKYKSVLIK from the coding sequence ATGGGATTTTTTGACTTCCTGACTGAAGAAATAGCCATTGACCTTGGTACCGCAAATACCCTGATCATCCACAACGATAAAGTTGTGGTTGATGCGCCGTCAATTGTTGCGCGCGACCGAACTACCGGAAAAATAATCGCCGTAGGCCGCGAAGCCGCGATGATGCAGGGAAAGACCCACGAGAACATTAAAACAATACGCCCTTTAAAAGACGGTGTAATTGCAGATTTTGACGCGAGTGAAAAGATGATAAATATGTTTATCAGCGATATTCCTGCATTAAAAAAGAAATGGCTGAAACCTTCGTTGCGAATGGTGGTTTGTATTCCCAGTGGAATTACCGAAGTAGAAATGCGCGCGGTTAAGGAAAGTGCAGAACGCGTTAACGGAAAAGAAGTTTATTTGATCCACGAACCAATGGCGGCCGCCATAGGTATTGGTGTTGACATTATGCAACCAAAAGGAAATATGGTTGTAGACATTGGAGGCGGAACTACCGAAATTGCCGTAATCGCCCTTGGTGGTATTGTTTGCGACAAATCCATAAAAATTGCAGGCGACGTTTTCACAAACGATATTGTTTATTACATGCGCACCCAACATAATCTTTATGTGGGTGAAAGAACTGCTGAAAAAATAAAAATCCAGATTGGGGCGGCCACCGAAGATCTTGAGCTTCCACCAGATGAAATGGACGTACAAGGCCGAGATTTGCTAACCGGAAAACCCAAACAGGTTCAAACTTCTTATAGGGAAATTGCAAAAGCTTTGGATAAATCCATTCTTCGCATTGAGGATGCTGTAATGGAAACCCTTTCGCAAACGCCTCCGGAACTCGCCGCAGATATATACAACACCGGGATTTATCTTGCAGGTGGTGGTTCGATGCTTCGCGGATTGGATAAAAGGCTCTCGCAAAAAACCGATCTTCCGGTTTATATTGCTGAAGACCCATTACGCGCTGTAGTTCGTGGAACTGGTATTTGCTTAAAAAACCTGAACAAATATAAAAGCGTGCTGATTAAATAG
- a CDS encoding HYC_CC_PP family protein, with product MKKTISIFLSILMLASSSGIAYAQHFCSGMEMMAEVTLGEKHLFCGMEKDAPASDCGDESVAPEAHNCCKNHITKIQTDDNFAKASFDLKLNKTFAATFVSVFVLQEVEITSAEKIFFADYSPPPLEQDLNILYESFLI from the coding sequence ATGAAAAAAACCATTTCCATATTCTTATCCATACTGATGCTCGCAAGCAGTTCAGGGATAGCCTATGCGCAGCACTTTTGCAGCGGGATGGAAATGATGGCTGAGGTTACTTTGGGCGAAAAACATCTTTTCTGCGGAATGGAGAAAGATGCCCCAGCATCTGATTGTGGTGATGAGAGCGTTGCTCCCGAAGCCCATAATTGTTGCAAAAATCATATTACTAAGATACAAACCGACGACAATTTTGCAAAAGCTTCGTTTGATTTGAAATTGAACAAAACCTTTGCGGCTACCTTCGTTTCGGTATTTGTGCTGCAGGAAGTAGAAATAACTTCCGCTGAAAAAATCTTCTTTGCGGATTATAGTCCGCCACCACTCGAACAGGATTTAAATATTCTGTACGAGTCTTTCCTAATTTGA
- the xrtF gene encoding exosortase family protein XrtF: MNKLFEKYKTVIRFVLLFMGTYLLLSVGYSFYLTISGDGNYFPDFVTNLVALQSATILESVGFTSGLTPDLMEKSMLLTIDNSYTVSIVEGCNSISVIILFVAFVIAFAENFKKTVLFILAGAVLIYIVNLLRIAILVVALYKYPQYENVLHSVVFPGIIYSLVFILWMIWVRMLKPNSAK; the protein is encoded by the coding sequence TTGAATAAACTTTTTGAGAAATACAAAACCGTAATTCGCTTTGTGTTGCTTTTTATGGGCACATATCTTTTGTTGAGCGTAGGATATTCGTTTTATTTAACCATATCGGGGGATGGAAATTATTTTCCTGATTTTGTAACTAATCTCGTTGCCTTGCAAAGTGCGACCATTCTGGAAAGTGTCGGTTTTACCTCAGGTTTGACACCTGATTTAATGGAAAAATCAATGTTGTTGACCATTGATAACAGTTATACTGTAAGTATCGTGGAGGGCTGTAATTCAATCAGTGTGATTATTTTATTTGTAGCTTTTGTTATTGCCTTTGCTGAAAATTTTAAAAAAACGGTATTGTTTATTCTTGCGGGAGCAGTATTAATTTATATAGTAAACTTACTGCGTATTGCAATTTTGGTAGTTGCGCTTTACAAATATCCACAATATGAAAATGTGCTCCATTCCGTAGTATTTCCTGGTATAATTTATAGTCTGGTATTTATACTCTGGATGATTTGGGTGCGGATGCTGAAACCAAATTCAGCTAAATGA
- a CDS encoding exosortase F system-associated membrane protein: MKRTLKIFGFIILAGLLVLIRTFENSLFYDPLLLFFEMDYKSMPLPKMDTFALQTGIALRFLLNTIISLAILWLVFKDREIIKLSLILYSILFAILFMAFSFIIFTSEESSGHFVLFYVRRFLIQPLLLLILLPAFYFQKYKSS, from the coding sequence ATGAAAAGGACTCTAAAAATATTTGGCTTTATAATTCTCGCAGGTTTGCTGGTCTTGATTCGCACTTTTGAAAACTCCCTGTTTTACGACCCATTGCTTCTTTTTTTTGAAATGGATTACAAATCAATGCCGTTGCCAAAAATGGACACCTTTGCGCTACAAACGGGTATTGCATTACGATTTTTGTTGAACACCATTATTTCCTTGGCCATTCTTTGGCTGGTCTTTAAGGACAGGGAAATCATTAAGCTTTCCCTCATACTTTACAGTATACTTTTTGCAATACTTTTTATGGCTTTCAGTTTTATTATTTTCACTTCGGAAGAATCTAGCGGGCATTTTGTGCTGTTTTATGTTAGAAGATTTCTAATTCAGCCTTTGTTATTACTTATTTTGCTTCCCGCTTTTTACTTTCAGAAATACAAATCGAGCTGA
- a CDS encoding ABC transporter permease, whose product MLIYLRVLKESFNFALNALRNNKLRTFLSLVGVTIGIFSIIAVLAAVDSLKREIEGSISGLDNSTIIIMRFNFGPTDIPRWKWQQFPDVTFDEYQYLERNTPNIEAATFTLNVPNESVKYEDRQVDNVPIGAVTDSYYYIESLQLSEGRFFNGSESNSGSMVIVLGEEIANQLFGDAASAIGKEVRVYGRKFNVIGVLEKEGAGLFGNSKDTSIWMPVNVVRRIYGDNNKNTFPQIVIKPEKDVDIAEFKAMLTQQLRTKRGLKPDEISNFFINQLQGFTDFIDEITTSMNIIGLIISGFSLLVGGFGIANIMFVSVKERTNLIGIQKSLGAKNKFILFQFLFEAVILSVIGGLIGLFLVFIVSIIASSFTGDFEFILSPWNMFVGTAISAAIGLISGILPAISASKLDPVEAIRTGM is encoded by the coding sequence ATGCTAATATACCTTCGCGTTTTAAAGGAAAGTTTCAATTTTGCGCTCAATGCGCTTCGAAACAATAAATTACGGACTTTTCTTTCGTTGGTGGGCGTTACAATCGGTATTTTTTCCATTATCGCGGTATTGGCGGCGGTTGATTCTTTAAAACGTGAAATTGAGGGCAGCATCAGCGGGCTAGACAATAGTACCATAATTATTATGCGTTTCAACTTTGGACCAACGGATATTCCGCGTTGGAAGTGGCAACAATTTCCCGATGTTACTTTTGATGAATATCAATATCTGGAAAGAAATACACCGAATATTGAAGCCGCAACTTTTACGTTAAATGTGCCAAATGAAAGCGTAAAATACGAAGATAGGCAAGTAGATAATGTACCTATTGGCGCGGTAACAGATAGTTATTACTACATAGAATCGCTGCAGCTTTCCGAAGGACGATTTTTTAATGGTTCAGAGTCAAACAGTGGTTCTATGGTCATTGTTTTGGGCGAGGAAATTGCCAATCAGCTTTTTGGCGATGCGGCATCTGCCATAGGCAAGGAAGTGCGCGTGTATGGTAGAAAATTTAACGTTATTGGCGTGTTGGAAAAAGAGGGCGCGGGTCTTTTCGGGAATTCTAAGGATACTTCCATTTGGATGCCAGTGAATGTTGTGCGAAGAATTTATGGTGATAATAATAAAAACACCTTTCCGCAGATTGTAATAAAACCCGAAAAAGATGTGGATATTGCCGAATTTAAAGCAATGCTCACCCAACAACTTCGAACCAAAAGAGGATTAAAACCAGATGAAATAAGTAACTTTTTTATAAATCAATTGCAGGGTTTTACTGATTTTATAGATGAAATTACGACAAGTATGAATATAATTGGTTTGATAATCAGTGGATTTTCACTGCTTGTGGGCGGTTTTGGGATTGCCAATATTATGTTTGTGAGTGTGAAGGAAAGAACTAATTTAATCGGTATTCAAAAATCTTTGGGTGCAAAGAATAAATTTATACTATTTCAATTTTTGTTTGAAGCTGTTATTCTTTCTGTAATCGGCGGATTGATCGGGCTGTTTTTGGTTTTTATCGTTTCAATAATCGCTTCTAGTTTTACGGGCGATTTTGAATTTATTCTCTCGCCTTGGAATATGTTCGTTGGAACGGCAATTTCTGCCGCAATCGGTTTAATTTCGGGAATTCTGCCTGCTATTTCAGCTTCAAAATTAGATCCTGTTGAAGCAATCAGAACGGGAATGTAG
- the purH gene encoding bifunctional phosphoribosylaminoimidazolecarboxamide formyltransferase/IMP cyclohydrolase: MNSSKKITSALISVFSKEGLAPIVKKLHEQNVKIYSTGGTEKFINDLGIEVIAVEDITDYPSILGGRVKTLHPKVFGGILNRQDHEGDVAEMEQYNIPQIDAVIVDLYPFEKTVASGASEADIIEKIDIGGISLIRAAAKNFKDTICVSSVDDYAEFVELISANNGEISLKDRKRFAAKSFNVSSNYDTAIFNYFNQEEKLPAFKLSETNGQELRYGENPHQKGYFFGNFNEMFTKLHGKELSYNNLLDVDAAVNLMNEFKGEAPTFAILKHNNACGIAQRETAQQAYMAALAGDPVSAFGGILISNVEIDEATANDIHELFCEVVIAPSFSTKAQEILEGKKNRILLVQKEIELPSTTVRTCLNGVLVQDKDNITDSAEIVTHATNNKPNSEELEDLLFASKICKHTKSNTIVLAKGKQLCASGTGQTSRVDALRQAIEKAKAFNFNLEGAVMASDAFFPFPDCVEIADNAGITAVIQPGGSIKDELSIDYCNAHEMAMVFTGTRHFKH, from the coding sequence ATGAACAGTTCCAAAAAGATTACATCCGCTTTAATTTCCGTATTCAGCAAAGAAGGCCTGGCCCCCATTGTTAAAAAACTACACGAACAAAACGTAAAAATCTACTCTACTGGAGGCACCGAAAAGTTTATAAATGACCTTGGCATTGAAGTAATTGCGGTAGAAGACATTACAGATTATCCTTCCATTTTGGGCGGGCGCGTAAAGACTCTTCATCCAAAGGTTTTTGGTGGAATTTTAAACCGTCAGGACCACGAAGGCGATGTTGCAGAAATGGAGCAATACAACATTCCGCAGATTGATGCCGTAATCGTTGATTTGTATCCTTTTGAAAAGACCGTTGCTTCGGGCGCTTCGGAAGCAGATATTATTGAAAAAATAGACATTGGCGGAATTTCCTTGATTCGAGCCGCAGCGAAGAATTTTAAAGATACCATTTGTGTTTCCTCAGTGGACGATTACGCAGAGTTTGTGGAATTGATTTCAGCAAACAATGGCGAAATTTCCTTAAAAGATCGCAAACGTTTTGCTGCAAAATCTTTTAACGTTTCATCAAATTATGACACCGCAATTTTCAATTATTTCAACCAAGAAGAAAAGTTGCCGGCTTTTAAACTGAGTGAAACCAACGGACAGGAATTGCGTTACGGTGAAAACCCACACCAAAAAGGATATTTCTTCGGAAATTTTAATGAAATGTTCACCAAACTTCACGGAAAGGAACTGAGCTACAACAACCTTTTGGACGTTGATGCAGCTGTAAATTTGATGAACGAGTTTAAGGGCGAAGCGCCAACTTTCGCAATTTTAAAACACAACAACGCCTGCGGAATTGCACAACGCGAAACCGCACAACAAGCCTATATGGCTGCTTTGGCGGGCGATCCAGTTTCAGCTTTCGGAGGAATTTTAATCAGCAATGTTGAAATTGACGAAGCAACCGCAAACGATATCCACGAACTTTTCTGCGAAGTGGTAATTGCACCTTCTTTTTCTACAAAAGCACAGGAAATTTTAGAAGGAAAAAAGAATCGAATTTTGTTGGTTCAAAAAGAAATTGAACTACCTTCAACAACCGTTAGAACTTGTTTGAACGGCGTTTTGGTACAGGATAAAGACAATATTACAGACAGTGCTGAAATTGTAACGCACGCCACAAACAATAAACCCAATTCCGAAGAGTTAGAAGACTTGTTGTTCGCTTCAAAAATTTGCAAGCACACAAAATCAAACACTATCGTTTTGGCAAAGGGAAAACAACTTTGCGCCAGCGGAACCGGCCAAACCAGCCGCGTTGATGCATTACGGCAAGCCATAGAAAAAGCAAAAGCCTTTAATTTTAACCTTGAAGGTGCCGTAATGGCGAGCGATGCTTTTTTTCCGTTTCCCGATTGTGTAGAAATTGCGGACAATGCAGGAATAACTGCTGTAATTCAGCCAGGTGGCTCTATTAAAGACGAACTGAGCATAGATTATTGCAACGCACACGAAATGGCGATGGTATTTACAGGAACCCGTCATTTTAAGCATTAA